One segment of Meriones unguiculatus strain TT.TT164.6M chromosome 3, Bangor_MerUng_6.1, whole genome shotgun sequence DNA contains the following:
- the Tmem240 gene encoding transmembrane protein 240 encodes MSMSANTMIFMILGASIVMAIACLMDMNALLDRFHNYILPHLRGEDRVCHCNCGRHHIHYVIPYDGDQSVVDASENYFVTDNVTKQEIDLMLGLLLGFCISWFLVWMDGVLHCAVRTWRAGRRYDGSWTWLPKLCSLRELGRRPHRPFEEPTGNMVHVKQKLYHNGHPSPRHL; translated from the exons ATGTCCATGAGTGCGAACACCATGATCTTCATGATTCTGGGGGCGTCGATCGTGATG GCCATCGCGTGCTTGATGGACATGAACGCGCTGCTGGACCGATTCCATAACTACATCCTCCCGCACCTGCGGGGCGAGGACCGCGTCTGCCACTGCAACTGTGGCCG GCACCACATCCACTACGTGATCCCGTACGACGGGGACCAGTCGGTGGTGGACGCCTCTGAGAACTACTTTGTGACAGACAATGTGACCAAGCAGGAGATCGACCTTATGCTGggcctgctgctgggtttctgcATCAGCTGGTTCCTGGTGTGGATGGACGGTGTCCTGCACTGCGCTGTGCGCACCTGGAGGGCTGGTCGGCGCTATG ATGGCTCGTGGACCTGGCTGCCCAAGCTGTGCAGCCTACGGGAGCTGGGCCGGCGGCCGCACAGGCCCTTCGAGGAGCCCACGGGGAACATGGTGCACGTGAAACAGAAGCTCTACCACAACGGCCACCCCAGCCCGCGGCACCTGTGA
- the Ssu72 gene encoding RNA polymerase II subunit A C-terminal domain phosphatase SSU72, which translates to MPSSPLRVAVVCSSNQNRSMEAHNILSKRGFSVRSFGTGTHVKLPGPAPDKPNVYDFKTTYDQMYNDLLRKDKELYTQNGILHMLDRNKRIKPRPERFQNCKDLFDLILTCEERVYDQVVEDLNSREQETCQPVHVVNVDIQDNHEEATLGAFLICELCQCIQHTEDMENEIDELLQEFEEKSGRAFLHTVCFY; encoded by the exons ATGCCGTCATCGCCGCTGCGGGTGGCGGTGGTGTGCTCGAGTAACCAGAATCGGAGCATGGAGGCACACAACATCCTCAG CAAACGGGGTTTCAGTGTCCGCTCCTTTGGAACAGGAACTCATGTGAAGCTCCCAGGACCAGCACCTGACAAGCCCAATGTTTACGACTTCAAAACCACATATGACCAGATGTACAATGATCTCCTCAGGAAAGACAAAGAACT CTATACACAAAATGGAATTTTACATATGTTGGACAGAAATAAAAGGATCAAACCCCGGCCAGAAAGGTTCCAGAACTGCAAGGACCTGTTTGACCTGATCCTCACTTGTGAAGAGAGAGTCTATGACCAAGTTGTAGAAG ATCTGAACTCCAGAGAACAGGAGACCTGCCAGCCAGTGCATGTGGTCAATGTGGACATCCAGGACAACCACGAAGAGGCCACCCTGGGGGCCTTCCTCATCTGCGAGCTCTGCCAGTGT ATCCAGCACACTGAGGACATGGAGAATGAGATCGACGAGCTGCTGCAGGAGTTCGAGGAGAAGAGCGGCCGGGCCTTCCTGCACACTGTCTGCTTCTACTGA